From Pelotomaculum isophthalicicum JI:
TTAGTTTTAGGGGCATGCAGGCAAATTCCGGGCCATGCTTGACACCCAGGTTCAATGTCTTTTTACTGGAAGGCGGCGGTACCACCACGTCTACCTCCAGATAATTAAGCATCGCTTTTAAAGGAATATACAGGTTGCCCATATGCGGAAAGGTTACGCGCATTATTTACCTCCGTTATCATAGCCCGGCTGCTTCGGCCTTTTTCCACCGCACCATGTCTAAAAAGGCCTCCAATCTGGTTACAATACCGGCTTCCCCGGTATGTTCATCAAGGGTAAGGTTCAAAAAGGGCGCGCGCAGGGCGCGCGCATGACGCTCAATCAATTCGCCGGTCATAGAATCGGGCCCGCACCCAAAAGCAGCCACATGCACCACACCACTTATATCCTGACGGTCGAGGTAGTGATAAGCGGCTCCGATCATGCGGTGACCGAGACTCCAAAATAATTTTTTCGGCAGCCGGGCCGCGTTGCTCCTCAGGATTTTTTCCGGCACATGCTCAGCTGTTAAAACGTTAGCGCCCATCTCCTTCAGCCGGCCGACTAGATTCATGCTAATATAAGGATCATAGATGTTGTACGGGTGGCCGATTACAGCCACATTCATTTCTAACGGATAACCCAAGGGTTTGTCACCGACATTGTTTTCCAAGACCGCTAAGGCCTCAGCCGGCATCAAACCCATCTGCAACAGCCGGCAATACTTTTGCAGGGTTTTAACAGAGTTGCGGTAAGCCCTAAATATTTTAAACTTATTACCGGTAAAAAGACTGCCAACCTTATTTATTGCCGTGTATAAATCCCTGTTTTTCCTGTACAGGTTGACGTCAACGCCAATTAAGTCAGGCAGGCCATCCAAGCGGCGGATCATGTCCGGCAATCCGAGAAATTTCGGACAGATATATTTACGGTGCTCCACACTAACCATTCTTGGCAAAAAAATAAAATCAACTTTTCCTGTAAGGTCCAATACATGACCAAAGAACAGCTTTACCGGCAGGCATACCTCATCTACCGCGTGTTTTAGCCCCTGGGTCAGCGTCACCCTGGTTGACGGCGATGAGAGCACCACTTCGGCACCCAACTCTTCAAAAAAAGTCCGCCACATCGGGTAATAATAGTAGTATAGAAGTGCCCGGGGAATACCAACCTTCAATTGCTTCAACCTCCTTTCACTGTGATGTGGCTACCCTCTTGGCCGGAAAGCAAGTGCCGCCAGGTAGCCAAACACTACTGCCGCAGTAATACCCGCCGCCGCTGCTGTCACTCCTCCACTGAAGGCGCCCAGCAGCCCATGTTGTTTAACTCCGTTCAACGCGCCTTGGGCCAGCAGGTGGCCGAAACCGGTCAAGGGAACAGTTGCCCCCGCCCCGGCCAGATTAACCAAAGGCTGATACAGGCCGACAGCGCTGACGATCGCGCCAGCGCTGACAAAAGTAACCAGCACGTGGGCAGGGGTGAACTTATAACTGGTCAAATCCATCAGCAACTGTCCGATTACACACAGCGCGCCTCCGATTACAAAAGCCCAAAAAAATTGCATCTTGCAAGCCTCCTATCTCATTTCAATTACTACGGCATGCCCGATCCCCGGCACTGTTTCCCCCTGCTGAACGCTGCATGGACTTAACAGCGCGCCGGTGCCGATGCCAAGCAGGCGTTTATATTTCCCAGATCTAAGGCTTTCCATAAGATAGCCGCAGGTGACTACCGCCGAACAGCCGCAGCCGCTTCCCCCGGCGTGAACATCTTGCGAGGCGCTATATATCAAGATGCCGCAGTCAGTATACCTGTCGGAAATATCATATCCGTATTGCGTGACAAGCTGACCGGTAAGTTTCTTGCCATAGGCGCCCAGGTCGCCGGTAATGATCAGATCGTAATAATCAGGCTGCCTTGAGGTATCCTGTAAATGACAGGTTATCGTATCCGCCGCTGCCGGCGCCATGGCGGCGCCCATATTTTGCGCATCTCCCTGACCCAGGTCGACAACTTTGCCAATTGTGGCATGAGTAATTACCGGCCCGCTCCCCTCTCTGGCCAGCACTGCGGCGCCTGCACCTGTTACCGTCCACTGAGCGGTCATTGGACGCTGGTTCCCCATTTCAGTGGGAAAACGGTACTGCCTCTCAGCCGTACTGTAATGGCTTGAAGCACCCACCAGGACTTTTTCGGCAAAACCGCCGTCTATCAACATGGCTCC
This genomic window contains:
- the spoVAD gene encoding stage V sporulation protein AD — protein: MAAPKKNGIQTVYFKNPPVIIAAASIVGCLEGEGPLGKTFDQVVNDTYYGEKTWEKAEQRMMLETMQKALEKAGLQVKDIDYMLAGDLLNQIITANFTARVLGIPFLGLYGACSTMYEGMALGAMLIDGGFAEKVLVGASSHYSTAERQYRFPTEMGNQRPMTAQWTVTGAGAAVLAREGSGPVITHATIGKVVDLGQGDAQNMGAAMAPAAADTITCHLQDTSRQPDYYDLIITGDLGAYGKKLTGQLVTQYGYDISDRYTDCGILIYSASQDVHAGGSGCGCSAVVTCGYLMESLRSGKYKRLLGIGTGALLSPCSVQQGETVPGIGHAVVIEMR
- a CDS encoding acyl-CoA dehydratase activase-related protein, with the translated sequence MKVGIPRALLYYYYYPMWRTFFEELGAEVVLSSPSTRVTLTQGLKHAVDEVCLPVKLFFGHVLDLTGKVDFIFLPRMVSVEHRKYICPKFLGLPDMIRRLDGLPDLIGVDVNLYRKNRDLYTAINKVGSLFTGNKFKIFRAYRNSVKTLQKYCRLLQMGLMPAEALAVLENNVGDKPLGYPLEMNVAVIGHPYNIYDPYISMNLVGRLKEMGANVLTAEHVPEKILRSNAARLPKKLFWSLGHRMIGAAYHYLDRQDISGVVHVAAFGCGPDSMTGELIERHARALRAPFLNLTLDEHTGEAGIVTRLEAFLDMVRWKKAEAAGL
- the spoVAE gene encoding stage V sporulation protein AE → MQFFWAFVIGGALCVIGQLLMDLTSYKFTPAHVLVTFVSAGAIVSAVGLYQPLVNLAGAGATVPLTGFGHLLAQGALNGVKQHGLLGAFSGGVTAAAAGITAAVVFGYLAALAFRPRG